TCCGTGAACCAGCCAAGTTCGCCGCAATTGCTCATCTGAACCGACAGAGGCAAGCCGCTTTTCGGCATATGCGCGGTATAGAGCGGAGCCTCTGCGAGGCACGCGCGCAGATCGGCCAAAAGCGTTTCCTGCGCCGCCCGGTCGAGATAGCCGGGGACATAAAAAAGGCCGGGCTGCAAAAAGAAGCCCGGCTGTGTGCGATGCAATATGTCAGCCGTCATGCGCTAGGAGATAGGGTCATCGACCGGATGATTCAGGGTGTCGTCTGTGATTTCGCTCTCATTTTGCGCCAGCATCTGTTCGACGCGCGAGAGTTTCGCATCGGCCGCGAGGTCCAAGGGTTCGCCCCGTGCCGCCGCTTCGACGGCCTTAATGAGTTCGGCCGAGCGGGTGGCCTTGCCGACGATCGGCCAGGGTTCCGACGGGCTCTGCCCGCCCGGAATCTCGTCATAGGCGGTAAAGAGCGCGAAATTGACTTTGAGGTCGGGCAAATTCGCGCGAATAAGGCGGATGACCTCAAGTCCAGTCATATCCGGCATGGAATAATCGACGAGAACCAGATCGAAGGCCCGGTTGGCGGCGAGAATCGCCACCGCCGCGGCGCCGCTGCCCGCTGTCATGACGATGTGACCGGCTTCCTCGATTTCCTCGGCTACAACCTGACGCACGAGAAGATCGTCATCCACGAGAAGAATCTCGTAACGCATGACAGTCTCCATGAGACCAACAAAGCTTAACGCGTTCTGGCCATCATGGTTCCACGCTACCCCTCAGGGCGCAAGAATTTCTTTGCTCTCGACGGTTGAGTCGGTTTTCAGCCGGTAAATGATCGGAATCCCGGTCGCCAGCTCGACCGTGGGGACCGTCTCGGGCGTCAATTGATCGAGCGCCATCACCAGCGAGCGCAGCGAATTGCCATGCGCGACGACGATGACCCGCTCGCCGCGCAGCACGCAGGGCAGGAGCGTCTGGCAATAATAGGTCAGAACCCGGGCCACCGTGTCCTGCAGGCTTTCGCCGCCGGGTGGCGCCACGGCATAGGAGCGCCGCCAGATCAGGACCTGCTCCTCACCCCATTTCTGCCTTGCGTCATCCTTGTTGAGACCGGAGAGGTCGCCGTAATCGCGCTCGTTCAGCGCCGCATCGGTGATTGTCGGAATGCCAGGCGTGCCCAATTCGCCCAAAATGAGCTTCAGCGTGTCTTGCGCGCGGATGAGATTGGAGGTGAAGGCGCGATCGAAGCTGAGACCTTGCGCCTTGAGCACG
The Methyloferula stellata AR4 DNA segment above includes these coding regions:
- a CDS encoding response regulator; the protein is MRYEILLVDDDLLVRQVVAEEIEEAGHIVMTAGSGAAAVAILAANRAFDLVLVDYSMPDMTGLEVIRLIRANLPDLKVNFALFTAYDEIPGGQSPSEPWPIVGKATRSAELIKAVEAAARGEPLDLAADAKLSRVEQMLAQNESEITDDTLNHPVDDPIS
- a CDS encoding 2,3-bisphosphoglycerate-dependent phosphoglycerate mutase, encoding MERILVLVRHGQSEWNKNNLFTGLRDPELTPQGIEEGRAAGHVLKAQGLSFDRAFTSNLIRAQDTLKLILGELGTPGIPTITDAALNERDYGDLSGLNKDDARQKWGEEQVLIWRRSYAVAPPGGESLQDTVARVLTYYCQTLLPCVLRGERVIVVAHGNSLRSLVMALDQLTPETVPTVELATGIPIIYRLKTDSTVESKEILAP